TTTTTCGTCAGCTTCATCCAACTCTTCTTCTTCTTCTTCGATTTCTTCTTCAAAGTTGATGAATACGGTTAAATGATCTTTTAAAATTTTCGCAGCTTGAGCTACCGCGTCTTCGGGAGATACGGAACCGTCTGTCCAAACTTCTAAAGTTAATTTCTCATAATCGGATCTTTGCGCTACACGAGTTTCAGACACTTCAAAAAGAACTTTTTGAATCGGTGAAAAGATAGAGTCGATAGGAATCGTTCCCAAAACTTCGATATCTTTCTTTTTGTCTTCTGCAGGAACATATCCTCTTCCTCTTTGGATTTCCAAATCAAGGATAAGATTTGCGTCTTCGTTCAAAGTAGCAATATGAAGATCCGGGTTCATGATTTCTATGGAAGAATCAATCGCCAAATCCCCGGCGCGGAAATATCCAGCACCTTTCAATTCAATATGAATGACTTTGCTTGCTTCTTTGTCCTCAGGCTCGTATTTGATACGAACTTGTTTGAGGTTGAGGATGATACGAGTTACGTCTTCCGCAACTCCCTCAATATAAGCAAACTCATGAGTCACACCTTCGATTCGGATTGCGGAAATAGCCGCTCCCTCGATCGAAGACATAAGAGTTCTTCTTAAAGAATTCCCTATGGTTGTACCAATCCCTCTTTCGAAAGGCTCGGCTACAAACTTACCATAATTAGGAGTATTCACATCAGTAGTGAATTCGATTTTTTTCGGTCTTTTAAAACCTTTTAGTAAATTCTTTGGGGACAATGTCGTATCCTTCTTCTCTAGATTCGTTAGCTTACTTAGAGTACAACTCTACGATTACCTGTTCTTTAACTGGGATATCGATATGATCTCTTGTTGGAAGAGATAAAATTTCCCCAGAGAACTGTGCATAATCAACCGAAACCCAAGATGCAGTTCTGTTGATTGCTTGCGCCAATCTGATATTTTCTTCAATGAAAGTGGATTTTTGAAATTTTTCTCGAATTTCAACCTTATCGCCAATATTCACTCTGTAAGAAGGAATATCTACGCGAATTCCATTTACCATAACATGTCTGTGAGCGACAAAGTTACGCGCTTGTCTTCTAGTTACCGCATAACCCATACGATAAAGAACATTGTCCAATCTTCTTTCGAGGAATTGGAGTAAGTTTTCACCAGGAATCCCCGGAGTATGAGAAGCTTCTTCGAAATAACGACGGAATTGTTTTTCTAAAACTCCGTACGCTCTTTTTACTTTTTGTTTCTCACGAAGTTGCGCACCGTATTCAGTTATCTTTCCTTTTTTCTTAGGAGGTAAACCCGGTGGGTATTTTCTTTTTTCTAATGATGATTTCTCTTTGTGAAGAGTGTGACTGTTTTTAAGAAAGAGGTTTAAGCCCTCTCTTCTCATTAACTTTACAACTGGTCCTCTATAACGTGCCATATGTCTTCCTTATCCCCTTACTAAACTCTTCTTCTCTTACGTGGACGGCATCCATTGTGTGGAAGAGGGGTAACATCTTTAATCAATTTAATGAGTAGACCTTTTGTTGTAAGGGAACGAATCGCAGATTCTCTTCCAATACCAGGTCCTGAAACCATAACGTCTACTTCGGAAAGTCCGGCAGCTTCAATTGCTTTCTCTGCCGCACTTGTTGCAGCAATTTGAGCTGCATAAGGGGTGGATTTTTTAGAACCACGGAACCCCATCATTCCGGAAGAAGACCAGGAAAGAACATTCCCCGCCATATCCGTAATAGATACGATGGTATTGTTAAAGGAAGCTTGAATATAAACCTTTCCTCTCGGAACGTTTTTCTTTTCCTTTTTTTTGACTTTCTTGGTATCTTTTTTGCCTTTTGCTTCTTTCTCAGCCATGAATGATTCCTCTATTTACCTGGAGCTTTTTTCTTATTCGCTACTGTCTTTTTAATACCTTTTCTGGTACGGGCGTTTGTGCGTGTTCTTTGCCCATTGACAGGAAGTCCTCTTCTATGACGAAGACCTCTATAACAACCAACATCCATCAATCGTTTGATGTTCAGGTTTACTTCGGAGCGAAGGTCCCCTTCTACTTGGTATCCTTCTTCAATAACCCGACGGATCGCGGCTTCATGTTCGTCCGTTAGATCTTTTACTCTAATGCTTTCATCGATCCCTGCTTTTTTAAGGATCTCTTGAGAAGACGTCTTACCTATTCCGAAGACATAAGTGAGACCGATCACAATTCTTTTGTTTGATGGTAAATCAACACCCGCGATACGTGCCATATATTCTTATCTTTGCCTTTGTTTGTGTTTTGGGTTTGTGCAGATCACTCGGATCACACCTTTTCTGCGAATGACTTTGCATTCAGGACAGATTTTTTTTACTGATGCTCTAACTTTCATTTTCTTTCCTATTTCTTTCTGTAGGTAATTCGACCTTTGGTTAAATCATACGGAGAAAGTTCCACTGTAACTTTATCACCTGGAAGAATCCGAATATAGTGCATTCTCATCTTACCGGAGATATGCGCTAATACCTTGTGACCATTTTCCAACTCTACACGAAACATAGCGTTCGGTAGTGGCTCCAAAACGGTTCCATCAATGGTTATTGCTTCTTCCTTTGCCAGGGTGATTCTCCTATTGAATCGATTTTAAAATAGAATCGGTGATTTGTTCCATACTTCCCAAGCCATTGATCTGCCGAAGGATACCTGTTCCCTTGTAAAAATCGATCAGGGGCAGAGTCTTTGTGTTGTAAGTATGCAGACGGTTTTTGATGGTCTCTTCGTTGTCATCCGAGCGTCCTTCTTTGATCGCTCTACCTAGCAACCGTTTCACCAATTCTTCATCGGGAACGTCTAGGTTGACAACGGAGTCGAGCTCCATATGAAGCTCTTTGAGGATTTCCGAGAGAGCCTTTGCTTGCTCCACCGTCCTAGGAAATCCATCCAGTATGAATCCATTCGCACAATCGGACTCGACTAAACGATCCCGAATGATGCCTATAACGACAGCATCTGGAACGAGGTCTCCCGCGTCCATATATTTTTTTGCTTCTACACCCATAGCAGTGCCATTTTTTACAGCACTTCTAAGAATATCACCGGTGGAGATTTGGGGAATTTTAAACTTTTCTTTAACGATATCTGCTTGGGTACCTTTTCCAGCTCCTGGAGGTCCCATAAAGATGAGTCTCTTCATTACTATGCCCTACCCTTAATCTTGGTCTTTTTCATGAATCCTTCATAATTTCTCATCAGAAGTTGGGCTTCAATTTGTTTCAATGTTTCCAAAGCCACACCCACCATAATGAGAAGCGAAGTTCCCCCAAAAGTATATACAAGAGTTCCCCCACCTGTGTTTGAACCTAGGTTGAGAAACTTGATAATCAAATAGGGAGCAAGAGCAAGACCCGCGAGAAATAACGCGCCGGGTAGAGTGATCCGATTTAATATCTTTTCAATCATTTCTTTTGTTTGCGATCCAGGGCGAACACCCGGGATAAACCCGCCGTATTTCTTTAGATTGTCAGCTAACTCTTGTGGGTTGAACTGAATCGCAGTATAGAAATATGCGAAGAAAATAATGAGAGATGTATAAATAACAAAGTAAAATAGAGCATGATACCAGATCTGAGAGAAAGGATTGAAATAATCCATAATCACAGCCCAGCCAGCCCACTGACCGCCCTTAGACGACAACCATTGAATGATGGTTTGAGGAAACAGAATCAAAGATGATGCGAAGATAATCGGCATTACGTTGGCACTGTTTACTTTGAAAGGAATGGATTGGCTACGCGCCTGCACCATCTTTCTTCCTACCATTTGTTTTCCGTAATTCAACGGAACTCGTCTCACACCTTGTGTAAGGATTACAGTAAGAGCGATAAGTAGTATAAAAATAATCAAAAGAATCAATACGGAAAGAGCATCCGAAGTATCGGAAGTAAACATAGAGATAAGTGCTTCCGGCATACGACCGATGATACCTGCGAAGATAATCAGGGAAATCCCGTTACCGATCCCACGTTCTGTAATCTGCTCACCTAACCAAATCAAAAGCACTGTTCCTGTTGTAATGGAAAGCATTGCTAAAGGTAGGAAATAAGCTTCTACGGAAGGGTTAATCAAACCAGGATATTTTGCAGGAGAATTTCCCGATCCTGTAGACCAGGAATTGGCAAGCTGAATCACTGCAAGTGACTGAACCGCACATAAAATCAAAGTTCCGTACTTAGTGTACTGTTGGATTTTCTTTCTTCCCTCTTCTCCTTCCTTTTGCATTTTTTGCAAAGAAGGAATGAGAACCATCACAAGTTGCATGATGATGGAAGAAGAAATATAAGGCATAATCCCAAGAGCAAAAATAGAAAATTTGAGAAGAGCACCACCTGCAAACAAATCCACCATCCCAAGAAAACCTTCACTTGGATCTGCTGTGATTCCTGTAACGATCAAACTATTGATTCCAGGGATAGTAACGTGAGTACCCATCCTGAAAAGTAGTAACATACCGATTGTAAAAAAAATCTTGGAGCGTAGTTCAGGAATTCTAAAGATGTTTGCTATTGTTTGAAACATTGGTTATGCTTTTTTCTTCTCTTCTTTTTTCTTTTCACGAATCACAACTTTTCCACCGGCTTTTTCAATCTTCGCTTTCGCGGATTCTGAAAAACCGTCAGCAGTAATAGTGATCGACGCAGTGATTTCTCCCGTTCCTAAAACTTTGATCAGGTCGGTTTCACTTTTGATCAAATTTTTTGCTTTTAGGACAGAAGGAGTCACTTCACCGGAAAGACCCGCTTTTGTTAAAGCAAGTAGGTTAACCGGTTGAAATTCTTCTTTGAAAATATTTGTAAATCCGCGTTTCGGCAAACGTTTGTGAAGTGGCATCTGACCACCCTCAAACCCTCGTTTCATGGAGGCAGCACGTGCTCTTTGTCCTTTCGAACCACGGGCAGATGTTTTACCAAGTCCGGAACCCGGACCTTGACCTACTCTTTTCTTGGAGGTTTTAGCACCTTTTGGGATCGGGATTAGGTTTTTATTTCCTAAAGAAGTGGATTTTTTAGCTCTTTTTTTGCCAAATCCTCTTCCTTGTTCAATTTTTTCTGTTTGAGCCATTTCAATTATACCTTATCTACTTTCAGTAGGTATCCTACCTGACGAAGCATTCCCTTCAATTGAGGAGTTACTTTGTGCTTTCTGGTTTGGCCTTTTTTCTTAAGACCGAGAGCGATCAAAGTTTTTTTGTGCATCGGAATGATACCGATAGAACTTTTTTCTTGGGTTACCAATACTTCTTCCATATCAATCTTTCCTTTATAGATCTTGACCGAACAAGTGTTTTAGGCTCACACCACGACGTTTTACCGCCATAGAAGGAGTTTCCAATTGTTGGAGTGCATCCATAGTCGCCTTAACAATATTCATCGGATTTGAGGATCCCCAGGATTTTGTAAGAACATCTTGGATCCCCGCTCTTTCCAATACGGAACGAACGGAAGCTCCTGCAATGATTCCTGTTCCCGGAGTCGCCGGTTTCAAAATCACTCGGGCCGATTTAAAACTACCGATCGCATCGTGTGGAACGGTATGTCCGATGTAATGAATGGATTTTAAATTCTTTTTAGCGGATTCGATCGATTTACGAATCGCATCCGGAACTTCGTTAGCTTTTCCGAATCCGATTCCTACTTTTCCTTTGGAATCCCCTACTACAGAAAGTGCGTTGAAGGAGAAACGACGTCCCCCTTTCACTACTTTTGCAACACGGTCGATCTTTACTACTTTCTCAGTAAATTCTTTTGTTTCTTCTTCTAGGATCATATTAGAACTCCAAACCACCTTCACGAGCGGAATCTGCGAAGGCAGCGATACGACCGTGGTAAACCATACCAGAACGATCCAAAACTACCTGAGAAACCCCGGCGGTTTTAGCTTTTTCTGCGATCAGTTTTCCCAATTGCACTGCTGCGGCTTTGCTCTTTTTAGAATTTTCATGTTTCGGAAAATCCTTACTTTGTGTAGTAACAAAAGCGACTGTAACACCTTTGGTGTCATCAATCACTTGAGCAGTCAGATAACGATTGGATTTGTTAAAAACCAAACGAGGACGACCAGAGTTTGCTTGTAGTTTATAACGTACTCTTTCTGCCCGTCTTTCTCTTTTAATGTATTTTGCTGTCTTGTTAATCATAACGACTTACTACTTCTTACCAGTTTTTCCAGCTTTTCTGCGGATGTATTCATTGCTGTATTTCACACCCTTGCCTTTGTAAGGCTCCGGTGGTCTTTTAGAACGAATATCAGCGGCAACTTGGCCCACCAATTGACGATCAATTCCTGAAATTTTAATTTTCAACTGATCGGCTACATCGATTTTGATACCTTCAGGTTCAGGGAAAACCACTTCATGGGAATAACCTAAGCTCATCACTAGGTCTTTGCCTTTCTTCTGAGCTCGGTAACCGACCCCAGTGATCTCAAGGTTTTTTTCCCAACCGGTGGTTACACCTTTTACATTATTCATCGCAAGGGATCTTACAAGCCCGTGCAATGAAACAGTCTTTTGGTCTTCACTTGTTCGAGTAAAAACCAATTCCCCATTTTCCACTTTCGCTACTACGCCTTCATAAAGAGGTGATTTCAACTCACCTAATGGGCCTTTTACGGTAATGAAATTTGATTCCGTTTTTACTTCTACCTTTGCAGGCAATTTAATAATACTTTTACCAACTCGAGACATGATGATGCAATATCCTTTCTAAGGTTAGAATACCTTACAAAGAACTTCTCCTCCTACTCTGAGTTTACGCGCACGTTTCCCAGTCATCACTCCTTTCGAAGTGGAGAGGATGAGAGTTCCAATGTTGTTTTTGAACGGACGAATCTCTTCCGATTGAATGTAAACTCTTCTACCAGGAGTAGAAACTCTTTCAATCATACGAATGACAGGTCTTTTGTCTGGATCATATTTCAATTTTACTTGAAAATCATCAAAACTACCGTTCTTTACCGTTTGAATCTCATCCACGAAACCTTCTTCTTTTAGAAGTTCTAGGATGGATTTCTTAATTTTACTTCCCGGAATCACACACAACTCGTGTTTCGCTTGTTGTGCGTTTCTGATGCGGGTTAGCATATCTGCTATAGGATCTGAAAGACTCATTTATAATAACCTTTCCTATATTCTACCAGGAGGATTTTTTCACGCCAGGGATCTGAGCTTTACTAGCTAAATCACGGAAGCATAGACGACACATATCAAAGCGGCGCAAATATGCGCGCGAACGACCGCAAAGAGGGCAACGATTATACTCTCTCACTTTGAATTTTTGCTTTTTGGCGTGGCGTTCCATCATCGATTTTTTCGCCATAATCTGCCTCCTACTTACTTGCCGTTCGGTAAGGCATACCGAAGGCGTGAAATAATTCGTACGCTTCTTTGTCTTCTTCAGTGTTCGTGACAAAGGTGATATTGATTCCGTAGATCGTATTGATTTTATCAAAATGGATCTCAGGGAAAATGATTTGTTCTTTTACGGATAAGTTGTAATTACCACGTCCATCAAATCCTTTTGGATTGACTCCGCGAAAGTCACGAACCCTTGGAAGAGCAATGTTGATGAATCTGTCTAAGAATTCATACATATAGTTTCCGCGAAGAGTTACTTTACAACCAAGGACCATGCCTTCTCTCACTTTAAAACCGGCGATCGACTTCTTTGCGAAAGTTTTCACCGGCTTTTGGCCAGTAATCTGACCGATCTCCACAAGACAAGCTTCCATTGCTTTCGGATTGGTATGAGCTTCACCCATACCAACATTGATCACAATCTTTTCTAATTTAGGAACTCGCATCACACTTTCAAAGCCAAGTTGCTTTTGCAAGTTCGGGCGAATGTCCTTTTCGTATCTTTGTTTAAGTCTAGGTACCATAATTATACTTCTTTACCTTCCGGACGTGTCACGCGGATCGTTTTACCATCCTTTTTGGAAAAACCAAGGCGTACAGCCTTAATTTTCTTCTTAGGCTTCGCTTTGTTTTCAGCCTTAGGATCGCTAAACATTACATTGGAAATATGAATCGGAAATTCGATCTCGATCGCTCCACCTTGTGGATTTTCTTGAGTCGGTCTCACGTATCTGCGTCTCTTGTTCACACCTTCGATGTAAACTCGGTCTTTTCTTTTATCAACCGCGAGAACCTTTCCTTTTTTTCCTTTTTCTTTTCCGGAAATAACTAAAACTTCATCATCTTTTTTGATTTTAGTTTTTTTGAATTTCGTAGGTTCTGAACCACGATAAGCTAATTTTACTGGCATATTATAAAACCTCCGGAGCAAGTGATATGATTTTCATATATTTCTTATCACGGAGTTCGCGAGCCACCGGCCCGAAAATACGAGTTCCTTTAGGATTGCCTTTATCATCAATGATAGCAACCGCGTTGTCATCAAAACGGATGTAAGTTCCGTCCGCACGGCGAACTTCTTTTTTAGTTCGCACGACAACTGCTCTTTGAACCGCTTTGTTGTGTACTTTTTTACCTTGCCCGTCACGGAGACCGTAAGCAGGCTGTGCATCTTTCACAGCGACTATGATTTCATCGCCGAGACTAGCGTATCGTTTCTTAGATCCGCCAAGAACTTTTACGCACATGACTTTTTTTACACCCGAGTTATCGGCAACTTGTAAAATAGTTTCTTGCTGAATCATACTAGTTTCGCCTTCTCAACAACCTTTAAAAGCTTGTGATGTTTCTGTTTGGATAGAGGACGAGTTTCGATTGCGATCACTTTGTCCCCTACTTGACATTCGTTTTTTTCATCGTGAATTTTCACACGTGAAGTTCTTGTCATAATCTTCTTGAAGCGAGGATGAGTTTTTCTGGTGATCACTTCAATGATCACAGTTTTTTCCATCGCATCACTAACTACAACACCTTGAATGGTTAAAGATTTCTTTAAATTCTTTGCTTCCATAACCTACTTCTTCTTGCCCTTGGCTGCTTTCGCAACCGGTGCCGCTTTACCAGCTTTAGGTGGGATTTGTTTTAATTTTCCCGCCGCCGCTAATTCCTTCTCTCGTTGGATGGTAAGCGCTTGCGCAATTCTCTTCTTTTGGTTGTGAATCAGCTTCGGATTCTCAAGAGATCTAGTGACCCCAAATTGAAAACGAGCCTTTCTCACTTCTTCGGAAGCGGATTGTACTTCTTTTTTTAGTTCTTCTACAGATAAGGAACGAAAGTTGTCTTTCATAGTATGTTCCTCTTCACAAATACAGTCTCCATAGGGAGTTTAAACGAAGCCAGGTGAAGTGCCTTTCTTGCTGTTTCTTCATCGATCCCTGCCATTTCAAAAAGAACACGTCCCGGGCGGATTTCAGCAATCCAGAACTCTGGATTTCCTTTTCCTTTACCCATACGAGTCTCCGCAGGTTTTTTAGTGATTGGTAAATGTGGAAAAATCCTGATCCAGAGTTTCCCACCACGTTTCACTTGGCGGTTGATAGTAATCCTTGCAGCTTCAATTTGACGAGCGGTCATTCTGCCCGACTCAACTGCTTTTAAACCATACTCTCCGAAAGCAACGTAAGAACCTCTTTCGTCCTTACCTTTCAGGCGTCCTCTTTGGCGCTTTCTAAATTTAACTCGCTTTGGTGCTAACATCTTAGTATCTCTTTAAAAGTTCTTAACTTGTTCTTCTTTTTACAGCGTATTTATCTTCTTCGGATTCTTCTTTTGTCGGGAAGAAATCTCCAGTATAAGTCCATACTTTCACACCGATTTGACCGAAAGTGGTAAGGGCTTCTTTGAAACCGAAATCAATTTTCGCACGAAGTGTATGAAGTGGAACCCGGCCTTCCATATATTTTTCAGTCCGAGCCATATCCGCACCGTTCAAACGACCGGAGATTTGGATTTTTACACCCTCTACTCCACCTCGCATAGCGCGTCTAAGTTCAGCCTTCATAACTCTTCTAAAAGGCATCCTTTGTTCAATTTGCAAAGCAACTGTTTCGGCAATCGCTTGAGCAATGATCTCAGGCTTTTTAACTTCGATGATGTTCATGCCAATCGGTTTATCAGCCATCTTCTTCAGCTCTTGTTTCACTGCTTCGATGTTTTGACCTTTTTGACCGATCACCATACCCGGCTTAGATGTATGAAGATTGATGTTGATTTTTTCGGGAAATCTTTCTACTACAACTTTCACAACAGAAGCATTCTTGAATTTCTTTAAAAGAAATCTACGAATCTTGATATCTTCGTGAAGGTTTTTAATATAATCTTGTTTAGAATACCATATAGAATCCCAATTCCTTGTGATTCCGATTCGAAGCCCGATTGGATTTACTTTTTGACCCATATCTTATTTTGCCTTCTTTTCTGTCTCTGCAACTACCACAGTGATGTGGCTTAAACGTTTACGAATTCTGGATGCACGTCCTCGTGCTCTCGGTCTGTATCTTTTCATGATAGGACCGTCATCTATGTAAATCTTCTTAACAAAAAGACTCGCCGGATCCAATCCCTCATTCATTTGAATGGCATTGGCAACAGCCGAGTTGAGTAAGTTAATAATCATCGGACTCGCGGCTTTATTGGTAAAACGAAGAATATCAATAGCTTCTTTGTAATCATAACCACGAATTTCATCAGCAACTAACCTTGCTTTTCTGGCAGAAATTCTTACGTGTTTTGCGACTGCTTTAGCTTCCATTTCCTTACCTATTTCTTCGCTACTTTCTTGTCTCCACCGTGACCTCGGAAGGTACGAGTAGGAGCAAATTCGCCAAGTTTATGACCAATCATATTGTCATTGATGTAAACTGGAACAAATGACTTTCCATTGTGAATCATTACTGTGTGCCCGATCATATCAGGATAGATCGTGCTTCTGCGAGACCAAGACTTGAAAGGAGTCTTTTTGCCTTCAGAGTTAAGTGCAGTGATTTTTTTCATGAGGTGGTCGTCTATGAACGGACCTTTTTTTAAGCTTCTAGCCATGGTATCCTAGATCCTACCTATTCCTATTTTTCTTACGTCTTTGTACGATGAAACGTTCACTTGGTTTCGTTTTACGAGTTTTGAAACCTTTTGTCGGTTTACCCCAAGGAGTCACTGGATGGCGACCTCCGGAAGTTCTACCTTCCCCACCACCGAGTGGGTGATCCACCGGGTTCATTACCACCCCGCGAACCTTTGGACGTTTTCCTAACCAACGGTTTCTTCCTGCTTTTCCAATGATGACTTGGTTGTGGTCTTTGTTGGAAAGCTCTCCGATCGTTGCTACACATTCTTTGCGAATTTTACGAACTTCCGAAGAAGGAAGTCTTAAACTTACATAGTCACCGTCTTTCGCAGCGATCACAGCAAAAGAACCTGCGGTTCTAGCGATCTGACCACCTTTACCGATATGTAATTCGATATTATGTACGTTCGTTCCTGCAGGAATCTTATCCAAAGGAAGAGTGTTCCCTAGTTTAATTTCCGCCGTAGGACCGGAAAGAACTTTGTCCCCTACTTTGAGGCCGTTTGGAGCAAGAATGTATCTGTATTCTCCATCCGCATAACAAACGAGTGCGATAAACGCAGAACGGTTCGGATCGTATTCGATTGTTTTCACAGTCGCTTGGATTCCGACTTTGTTTCTTTTGAAATCGATAATACGGAATTTTCTTTTGTTTCTTCCGCCCTTTCTACGAACCGCAATTCTACCTTGGTTATCTCTACCCGCTTTGTAGCTGAGATTGAGAGTTAAGGCTTTGTGCGGAGTTACTTCTGTGATTTCTTTGAAATCCAGTACAGAGTAAAAACGTGAAGACTGGGTAGTTGGTTTTAATTTTCTAATTCCCATTTTTAAACCTTAGCGAAGTCCAAATTTGCGCCGTCTGCGAAAGTCACGACCGCTTTCTTGTAATGTGGTCGTGGAGCCGGCATGTTTCTAAACTTTTTCATTTTACCGCGAAAAACAGAAACGTTTACTGCGCTTGGAACAACACCATACATTTTCTTTAATGCTTGTTTGATGAGTGTTTTGTTCGCATCATTATGAACTTTAAAAGTATATTTTACGGTTCTTTTTCCTAAACGTTCTCCAATAGTTTGAAGATCTTGCGACTTCTCAGTCACAACCGGAGAGAGGATTACATTTTCTAAATTCACGAATCTATCCCTGCTTCTTTGAGTATTGTGAAAGTAGTTCTTTCAAAGCACTTTCAGAAATTACCAGATTGTTGTTGTAAAGGATGTCCCGGCAAACGATACGTTTGCTGTTTACATACTTTAAGTTTTCGATATTGCGAGTGGATTTTTTGAGGAATTGGTTTTCACCAGCTACTACAAAGCCTACATTTCCTTTTTCAGCAATCTCCATCTTTTTCAAAATATTGAAAATGGATTTTGTAGAATAAGAAGCAGGTTCCACGTCCTCGATGATAGAAATTCTATTTTCTTCCGCTTTCTTGTTTAAGATGGAAAGAACTGCTTTTCTTTTTACACTTCGGGAAAGATTAGAAGAATAATCCCTAGGTTTTGGTCCATGAATGATACCACCACCTACGAAATGAGGAGCTCTGATCGAACCTTGTCTCGCACGACCTGTTCCTTTTTGCGCCCAAGGTTTTTTACCACCACCACGGACTTCAGAACGATCTTTTGTAGAGTGAGTTCCTTGACGAAGGTTAGCATTTTCTGCTTTCACTGCGTCATAAATAGCACCTTGGCTGATTCCTGTTTCGAAAAGTGCAGCAGGAAGCTCCACTTCACTCAGGAACACGCCTTCTTTATTATATTTACGTGCTTTCATATATTTACCTAGTTACCAATTTTCTCAATTGTAACGATAGAAGTGTCGCGGCCAGGAACTGATCCTGAAACGAAGATTAAATTTTGATCCGCTTCTATCTTAACAACTTTCAGATTTCTAACAGTGCTTTGGACATTTCCCATACGACCACCCATCTTCAAACCTTTGAAAACGCGGCCAGGGGTTGTGTTGGAACCGATGGAACCGGGGTGTCTTTGGAATCTGGAACCGTGACCTGCAGGACCACCTGCGAAACCATGTCTTTTTACAACACCTTGTGTTCCCTTCCCTTTGGAAGTTCCTGAAACTTTAACAGTATCATTTAAAGCGAAAATATCGGACGCTTTTAGTTCAGCTCCGACTGCAACGGAATCAAATCCTTTGAACTCAGCTAAGTGTCGTTTTGCTCCGATACTTGCTTTTTTCAAGTGACCTAGTTCTGCTTTGGAAAGATTTTTTTCTTTCGCTTCAGCAAACGCAAGCTGAACAGCTTCGTAACCGTCGTTTGCTGTTGTCTTGATTTGTGAAACAAAACAAGGACCCACGCGCAAAACGGTTACAGTAACCATTTTACCTTCGTTGTTAAAGATGTGGGCCATGCCCAATTTTTCTGCGAGTAAACCTTTTGCCATGGATCCTATCCCTTAGGATTTGATATCTACTGAAACTCCGGCGGGGAGTTGAAGCTTCATCAGAGCTTCTACAGTATCTTCATTAGTATTTAAAATATCTATGAGTCTCTTGTGAGTTCTCATTTCGAATTGTTCTCTAGCTTTTTTATTCACGTGGGGAGAACGTAATACAGTATAGATTTCTTTTTTAGTAGGAAGCGGGATTGGACCGGAAACTGTTGCTCCGGTCCTTTTCGCTGTCGCTACGATTTCATAGGTTGATTGGTCAATCAGCCTATGATCGAAAGCTTTCAATTTAACGCGAATTCTTTGTCCAGCCATTTGGATTACTCAACGATCTCCGCTACAACACCCGATCCGATGGTTCTTCCACCTTCACGAATTGCAAACTTGAGTCCTTGGTCCATCGCAATCGGATGAATCAATTCAATTGACATCGTTACGTTGTCACCTGGCATAACCATTTCCATTCC
The nucleotide sequence above comes from Leptospira kobayashii. Encoded proteins:
- the rpmJ gene encoding 50S ribosomal protein L36 is translated as MKVRASVKKICPECKVIRRKGVIRVICTNPKHKQRQR
- the infA gene encoding translation initiation factor IF-1, which codes for MAKEEAITIDGTVLEPLPNAMFRVELENGHKVLAHISGKMRMHYIRILPGDKVTVELSPYDLTKGRITYRKK
- the secY gene encoding preprotein translocase subunit SecY; translated protein: MFQTIANIFRIPELRSKIFFTIGMLLLFRMGTHVTIPGINSLIVTGITADPSEGFLGMVDLFAGGALLKFSIFALGIMPYISSSIIMQLVMVLIPSLQKMQKEGEEGRKKIQQYTKYGTLILCAVQSLAVIQLANSWSTGSGNSPAKYPGLINPSVEAYFLPLAMLSITTGTVLLIWLGEQITERGIGNGISLIIFAGIIGRMPEALISMFTSDTSDALSVLILLIIFILLIALTVILTQGVRRVPLNYGKQMVGRKMVQARSQSIPFKVNSANVMPIIFASSLILFPQTIIQWLSSKGGQWAGWAVIMDYFNPFSQIWYHALFYFVIYTSLIIFFAYFYTAIQFNPQELADNLKKYGGFIPGVRPGSQTKEMIEKILNRITLPGALFLAGLALAPYLIIKFLNLGSNTGGGTLVYTFGGTSLLIMVGVALETLKQIEAQLLMRNYEGFMKKTKIKGRA
- the rpsK gene encoding 30S ribosomal protein S11, with product MAEKEAKGKKDTKKVKKKEKKNVPRGKVYIQASFNNTIVSITDMAGNVLSWSSSGMMGFRGSKKSTPYAAQIAATSAAEKAIEAAGLSEVDVMVSGPGIGRESAIRSLTTKGLLIKLIKDVTPLPHNGCRPRKRRRV
- a CDS encoding DNA-directed RNA polymerase subunit alpha; its protein translation is MSPKNLLKGFKRPKKIEFTTDVNTPNYGKFVAEPFERGIGTTIGNSLRRTLMSSIEGAAISAIRIEGVTHEFAYIEGVAEDVTRIILNLKQVRIKYEPEDKEASKVIHIELKGAGYFRAGDLAIDSSIEIMNPDLHIATLNEDANLILDLEIQRGRGYVPAEDKKKDIEVLGTIPIDSIFSPIQKVLFEVSETRVAQRSDYEKLTLEVWTDGSVSPEDAVAQAAKILKDHLTVFINFEEEIEEEEEELDEADEKLKASLSKHVEELELSVRATNVLRSLEIDFIGELVKRSEEEMTKSKHFSEQSLQELKIKLQSLGLSFGMRDF
- the rpsD gene encoding 30S ribosomal protein S4 — its product is MARYRGPVVKLMRREGLNLFLKNSHTLHKEKSSLEKRKYPPGLPPKKKGKITEYGAQLREKQKVKRAYGVLEKQFRRYFEEASHTPGIPGENLLQFLERRLDNVLYRMGYAVTRRQARNFVAHRHVMVNGIRVDIPSYRVNIGDKVEIREKFQKSTFIEENIRLAQAINRTASWVSVDYAQFSGEILSLPTRDHIDIPVKEQVIVELYSK
- a CDS encoding adenylate kinase, with product MKRLIFMGPPGAGKGTQADIVKEKFKIPQISTGDILRSAVKNGTAMGVEAKKYMDAGDLVPDAVVIGIIRDRLVESDCANGFILDGFPRTVEQAKALSEILKELHMELDSVVNLDVPDEELVKRLLGRAIKEGRSDDNEETIKNRLHTYNTKTLPLIDFYKGTGILRQINGLGSMEQITDSILKSIQ
- the rpsM gene encoding 30S ribosomal protein S13 encodes the protein MARIAGVDLPSNKRIVIGLTYVFGIGKTSSQEILKKAGIDESIRVKDLTDEHEAAIRRVIEEGYQVEGDLRSEVNLNIKRLMDVGCYRGLRHRRGLPVNGQRTRTNARTRKGIKKTVANKKKAPGK